One genomic region from Drosophila busckii strain San Diego stock center, stock number 13000-0081.31 chromosome 3R, ASM1175060v1, whole genome shotgun sequence encodes:
- the LOC108603963 gene encoding protein kibra produces MSTQQQQQQQQQQQQQQRQHAFPQQHHLQHQHHGQHEFPLPEGWDIARDFDGKTYYIDHINKKTTWLDPRDRYTKPQSFEDCVGDELPVGWEEAYDPNIGRYYINHIAQSTQLEDPRQEWKSVQEQMLSDYLSAAQDQLENKREMFDVKQQRLLLAQEEYNHLNKLAASRSSLCSSSSSVSRHDPELLRADLMLARERVRQLKQELNHITNDISYTQRGMDTLYSVGEKINARQNGCYDIAEVQAIREEMLKVHKSLVSGEKVREELMRSLVQIKNELSRQQINEENAELLNANSPFDRVCVASQTDLCGAGEHLNSGARFAEMAKTKLQYAEWRKHIKKLQQQLADHVERIEPGQLESDKDRILLIQEKEKLLNDLNSISLKSRSAEEKQVIQQTRHKLEEDLKEAYEANNTCIANRLRFHEEKQLLLDKLQEALKSTKLLEERLKSFSSESTFSISSGSSLGSLSTASSKSALSFTDIYIDPFAVDSPIDVIDLQRRSQRLFQQQQRLPPVHPALHQQQQQQQQQQQQQPLHVSEMSLSPRSSLSMETPPASPMKYNAHAEQTQPKEEPTYANAMPVLPPLNAPPAYGSQPVAPLAVRAHPYDLDSTVLDCMMLEAKLQKLNMSSPINLNVPLSPISEKPPLLDLPQEMLSRSSSTSNTRSVSAAVSNESVAGDSGVFEASRAHLPRKELAQVQIGLKYLKQEGVLVVSLERANNLSALWTATTDNSQVYLRAALLPNSLTSIRTKALGDFQKPVFNDTFAVPISLDKLLSKSLQVTVVSMTGQKEEIIGTVQISMAEFNPEDSTLKWYNVLSSKFIPTFESLDLPSTSAAAAAAAVAASNNNLNNNREESSDESTITSSQTSTLTRNQAPPLELQAQIAEELPEHMRLNDQQCSDDDDDDEEDEQQLVGTMGLTHSGCMLDAYLENMKQEYADKETNTDCAFPVEKLRNQSQLLDDRPVKRSQTFTPSAAVSKNRYNCRLNRSDSDSAMHFGVTPHTFHRGAVERRSLRFHPKATKSATKLHHTHIPRTSLDLELDLQAQHSKLFFLNDQISKLQNLKEVLQKACENKDPLIAAWAIENEEFQRLVARADPAKCPEERQLQKLLMKTAKEIHKLRKTKVPKGCPDLVSFKEKMSFFTRKGLSVPELPSEFMMPDADAIEEEEEEDDDDDDEDNAAETVIAINTALVASSNRNKNLNEHHHRATGTATGGAVPKLPATPCPASPASTPATATDATTAASPKDAEDDDAAAAAAAAAVKAEQTRYDYVVDRNYGVEV; encoded by the exons TTACACTAAGCCACAGTCGTTTGAGGACTGCGTGGGCGATGAGCTGCCCGTGGGGTGGGAGGAGGCGTACGACCCGAATATTGGACGCTACTATATCAATCACATAGCCCAAAGCACGCAGCTTGAGGATCCGCGGCAGGAGTGGAAGAGCGTGCAGGAGCAGATGCTGAGCGATTACCTCTCCGCCGCACAGGATCAGCTGGAGAACAAGCGCGAAATGTTTGATgtcaagcagcagcgtttgctgctggcgcaggaAGAATACAATCACCTCAACAAATTGGCGgccagccgcagcagct TGTGCTCTTCGTCCAGCTCTGTGAGTCGACACGATCCGGAGCTGCTCAGGGCCGATCTGATGCTGGCGCGTGAGCGCGTGCGGCAGCTGAAGCAGGAGCTGAATCACATAACCAACGACATTtcgtatacgcagcgtggcATGGACACGCTCTACTCGGTGGGCGAGAAGATCAATGCGCGACAGAATGGCTGCTACGACATTGCCGAGGTGCAGGCCATACGCGAGGAGATGCTCAAGGTGCACAAGTCGCTCGTCTCGGGCGAGAAGGTGCGCGAGGAGCTCATGCGCAGTCTGGTGCAGATCAAGAACGAGCTGAGTCGCCAGCAAATCAACGAGGAGAACGCCGAGCTGCTCAATGCCAACTCGCCGTTCGATCGTGTCTGTGTAGCCAGCCAAACGGATCTCTGTGGGGCCGGCGAGCACTTGAACAGCGGGGCACGCTTTGCGGAAATGGCCAAGACGAAGCTGCAGTACGCCGAGTGGCGCAAGCACATcaagaagctgcagcagcagctggcggatCATGTGGAGCGCATCGAGCCCGGCCAGCTGGAGTCGGACAAGGATCGCATACTGCTGATACAGGAGAAGGAGAAGCTGCTCAATGATCTGAATAGCATATCGCTCAAGTCGCGCAGCGCTGAGGAGAAGCAAGTCATACAACAGACGCGCCACAAGCTGGAGGAGGATCTGAAGGAGGCCTACGAGGCGAACAATACGTGCATTGCCAATCGCCTGCGCTTCCACGAGGAgaagcagttgctgctggacAAACTGCAAGAGGCACTCAAGTCGACCAAACTGCTGGAGGAGCGACTCAAGTCCTTCTCCTCGGAGAGCACCTTTTCCattagcagcggcagcagcctcGGCTCGCTCTCCACGGCCAGCAGCAAGAGTGCGCTGAGCTTCACAGACATATACATAGATCCCTTTGCCGTGGACTCACCCATTGATGTCATTGATCTGCAGCGCCGCTCGCAACGTCtcttccagcagcagcagcgactgccgCCCGTGCATCCTGCGctacaccagcagcagcagcagcagcagcagcagcaacaacaacagccgctgCATGTTTCGGAAATGTCGCTGTCGCCTCGCAGCAGCCTCTCCATGGAAACGCCCCCCGCCTCGCCCATGAAGTACAATGCGCATGCCGAGCAGACGCAGCCCAAGGAGGAACCCACCTATGCCAATGCCATGCCagtgctgccgccgctgaACGCACCGCCCGCCTATGGCTCCCAACCAGTGGCACCACTCGCTGTGCGCGCTCATCCCTATGACTTGGACTCCACCGTGCTCGACTGCATGATGCTGGAGGCCAAACTGCAGAAGCTCAATATGAGCTCGCCTATTAATCTGAATGTGCCGCTGTCGCCGATTTCGGAGAAGCCCCCATTGTTGGATTTGCCCCAGGAGATGCTCAGCCGCTCCTCGTCCACCTCAAACACGCGCTCCGTTTCAGCAGCCGTTAGCAATGAGTCCGTCGCCGGCGACTCCGGCGTCTTTGAGGCTTCGCGTGCGCATTTGCCGCGCAAAGAACTCGCCCAGGTGCAGATTGGGCTCAAGTATCTGAAGCAGGAGGGCGTGCTTGTGGTATCACTGGAACGTGCCAACAATTTGTCAGCGCTTTGGACTGCCACCACGGACAATTCCCAAGT TTATTTGCGCGCCGCTTTGCTGCCCAATTCGTTGACCTCCATACGCACCAAGGCGCTGGGAGACTTTCAAAAGCCCGTCTTCAATGACACCTTCGCTGTGCCCATATCGCTGGACAAGCTGCTGAGCAAGAGCCTCCAGGTGACCGTGGTGAGCATGACTGGCCAAAAGGAGGAGATTATT GGCACTGTGCAGATCAGCATGGCCGAATTCAATCCAGAGGACTCTACGCTCAAGTGGTACAATGTGCTCAGCTCCAAGTTCATACCCACCTTCGAGTCGCTGGATCTGCCCTCCACCAgcgcagcggctgctgctgccgccgttgcagccagcaacaataatcttaacaacaacagagagGAGTCCTCAGATGAATCCACCATAACATCGTCGCAGACATCGACGCTCACACGCAACCAGGCGCCACCTTTGGAGCTGCAGGCGCAAATCGCCGAAGAACTGCCCGAGCATATGCGTCTGAATGATCAGCAGTGCagcgatgacgatgacgatgacgaagaggatgagcagcagctggtgggCACCATGGGTCTAACGCACT CTGGTTGCATGTTGGATGCTTATTTGGAAAATATGAAGCAAGAGTATGCTGACAAGGAGACCAACACGGATTGTGCCTTCCCCGTTGAGAAACTGCGCAATCAGTCACAGCTGCTGGATGACAGGCCAGTGAAGCGTTCCCAAACCTTTACGCCTTCGGCAGCGGTCAGCAAGAACCGTTACAACTGCCGTCTCAATCGCAGTGATTCGGACTCTGCCATGCACTTTGGCGTCACGCCGCACACTTTCCATCGCGGAGCCGTCGAACGGCGCTCGTTGCGCTTCCATCCCAAGGCGACCAAGTCGGCAACCA AACTGCATCATACTCACATACCGCGCACTAGCTTAGATCTGGAGCTGGATCTGCAGGCGCAGCATAGCAAGCTATTCTTCCTTAACGATCAAATTTCCAAGCTGCAGAATCTCAAAGAAGT TTTGCAGAAAGCTTGCGAGAATAAGGATCCGCTGATCGCCGCCTGGGCCATCGAAAACGAGGAGTTCCAGCGCTTAGTAGCGCGCGCCGATCCAGCCAAATGCCCTGAGGAGCGACAGCTGCAAAAGTTGCTAATGAAGACAGCCAAAGAAATTCACAAACTGCGCAAAACCAAAGTGCCCAAAGGCTGCCCAGATTTGGTATCATTCAA AGAGAAGATGTCGTTCTTTACACGCAAAGGCCTCTCAGTGCCCGAGCTGCCCAGCGAGTTCATGATGCCTGATGCGGATGCCatcgaggaggaggaggaggaagatgatgatgatgatgatgaggacaATGCCGCCGAGACGGTCATTGCCATTAACACTGCTCTGGTGGCCAGCAGCAATAGAAATAAGAATCTCAATGAGCATCACCATCGAGCAACAGGAACAGCAACAGGCGGCGCTGTGCCTAAGCTACCGGCCACGCCCTGCCCAGCCAGTCCAGCAAGCACACCAGCTACAGCGACTGACGCAACCACAGCAGCGTCGCCAAAGGACGCCgaagatgatgatgctgctgctgctgctgctgctgctgctgtcaaggCAGAACAGACACGCTACGACTACGTGGTCGATCGCAATTATGGCGTGGAGGTGTAG
- the LOC108601623 gene encoding putative uncharacterized protein DDB_G0271606, which yields MLPWVLLASLMLQLAIVAGAQAEAENVSTESNEIIPREAIQKLDYSVRQALLRAIDKLEREEATYADTTTASSTTQASPAKEREEILEESTNAADAVVPTVQFYTATFDERNAHEQLLSSFIDRSKLWKKSALLKSSEDREGVADSTQLTSSVDSNEIGHDGSDEIKFEIRNAKKEVTTTTSTTTTTTTTTPQPRTTRRRTTSTTTTTTTTTPRPTHNEDGENIELVDKQDIRIQEAPLVTAFTVDLDERGTAQKFRPLLQQTPSYQQQLPLAQPPPPPTQPHVGPTITKLNVLESELAAAPPLSTQSPATTTQISPSLNVFSTTPAFTSSSSNSGSPASSYIKEPLTSPILAAAVPPNVNSYIIERQRALEQQIYQLKLQAQQQQALILRQLQLLEEQSQSRYQGTPIAQPSTLQPQQQQQQQQQQQQLQHASLEAIQTLQPPSPGYSIRPSVEFIPSTHTKTIIYPTYPIEQQLPLRDAVAAHKFALHGSSNNNNNYQKLPTTATTTNAVQQIFQNLQQNLNNNNNHLQLQATNQFNFAPAEASLLQALPQNNYQQFQQQLPQQHQQQLLLPSYVSNALYQHQQQQQQQQQQQQQQQQQQQQQQQQQPHRARLYRQESGVGNFGLNNINVEIQPSSSFATTIVSQQNNLDNQNFYRQHLTPEISNQLQQNAQQYRLQQQQLLQQQQLKTAADAGNSNINGTPNVSSALNHGIPQFASQNLHYNGAF from the exons ATGCTGCCATGGGTGTTGCTGGCGTCGCTCATGCTccaattggcaattgttgcGGGCGCGCAGGCCGAGGCCGAAAATGTTAGTACTGAGAGCAACGAGATTATACCCCGGGAGGCCATACAGAAGCTGGACTATTCGGTGCGACAAGCCCTGCTTCGTGCTATTGATAAGCTGGAGCGCGAGGAGGCCACCTACGCTGACACAACGACAGCGTCAAGCACAACACAGGCTTCGCCAGCTAAGGAGCGTGAGGAGATTCTGGAGGAGAGCACCAATGCAGCCGATGCTGTGGTGCCTACAGTGCAATTCTACACGGCCACCTTTGATGAGCGCAATGCGCACGAGCAGCTGCTCTCCTCGTTCATTGATCGCTCCAAGCTGTGGAAGAAGTCCGCGCTTCTGAAGTCCAGCGAGGACAGGGAAGGTGTTGCGGATTCGACGCAATTGACAAGCAGCGTGGACAGCAATGAGATTGGACACGATGGCAGCGATGAGATCAAGTTCGAAATACGCAATGCCAAAAAGGAGGTGACCACCACGACatcgacgacaacgacaacaacaaccacaacgcCGCAGCCACGCACCACACGGCGTCGTACTacgagcacaacaacaaccacaacgacAACCACACCGCGACCCACGCATAATGAGGATGGCGAGAACATAGAGCTGGTGGATAAGCAGGATATACGTATACAGGAGGCACCCTTAGTCACCGCATTCACAGTCGACTTGGATGAGCGTGGCACAGCGCAAAAATTTCGTCCTTTGCTACAGCAAACGCCCAGCtatcagcaacagttgccactAGCGCAGCCGCCTCCGCCTCCGACGCAGCCGCATGTTGGACCCACCATTACTAAGCTGAACGTGCTAGAATCTGAGCTGGCCGCAGCGCCACCACTGTCAACACAAAGTCCTGCCACCACAACCCAAATAAGCCCCAGTCTCAATGTATTCTCCACAACTCCCGCAtttaccagcagcagcagcaacagcggcagtcCCGCCAGCAGCTACATTAAG GAGCCGCTGACCAGCCCCATTCTAGCCGCAGCAGTGCCACCCAATGTAAATAGCTACATTATTGAACGCCAACGCGCCCTCGAGCAGCAAATCTATCAGTTAAAGCTGCAggctcagcagcaacaggcgtTGATCTTGCgccagctgcaactgcttgaGGAGCAGAGCCAAAGTCGCTACCAGGGCACACCCATTGCGCAACCAAGCACAttacagccacagcagcagcaacaacaacagcaacagcaacagcagctgcaacatgcatCACTGGAGGCAATACAAACGTTGCAGCCACCTTCGCCTGGTTACTCCATCAGACCTTCGGTTGAATTTATACCTAGCACACATACCAAGACCATTATCTATCCGACATATCCAATTGAGCAGCAATTGCCGCTGCGCGATGCCGTTGCGGCTCATAAATTTGCTCTgcacggcagcagcaacaacaacaacaactatcaaaaattgccaacaacagcaacaacaacgaatgcagtgcaacaaattttccaaaatttgcaacaaaatct caacaacaataataatcattTACAGTTACAAGCTACAAATCAGTTCAACTTTGCGCCCGCGGAGGCATCGCTCTTGCAAGCCCTGCCCCAGAATAATTATCAACAATttcagcaacaattgccacagcagcatcaacaacagtTGCTTTTACCCAGCTACGTTAGCAATGCTTTgtaccagcaccagcagcaacagcaacagcaacagcaacaacaacaacaacaacaacaacaacaacaacaacaacaacaacaacagccacataGGGCGCGCCTTTATCGCCAAGAATCGGGCGTTGGCAATTTTGGATTGAACAATATCAATGTTGAGATACAGCCGAGCAGCTCATTTGCTACCACAATTGTTAGCCAGCAAAATAATCTGGACAATCAAAATTTCTATCGACAACACTTGACGCCCGAGATCAGCaatcaattgcagcaaaatgcgcaacaatatcgcttgcagcaacagcagcttttgcagcagcaacagttgaaaACAGCAGCGGATGCTGGCAATAGCAATATCAATGGGACGCCCAACGTAAGCTCAG CTCTCAACCATGGCATACCGCAATTTGCATCACAAAACCTGCACTACAATGGCGCATTCTGA